CGGCAGCCTTGGACGCGGTGAAAATTCTTTCGTCACCATCCAGAAGTCCATCGCGTAAAGTCCTTCGACGCGGCGGAGGTCCTTCGGCGTTATTTCCCAGTTCGTTTTCATGTTGTTCAGCCGCAGGTTCGCAAGAAAACGCGAGTCGGCTGTGCCTATGCCGCCAACGCATCCGGTGTCGCATATACGGCATTCTATAAAGTCTACGGAACGCAGGCGGCCCAGTTCAAGCTCCTGCAAGACGTCAAGCGTGTTTCTCATTCCAGATACGGCAAGCATCGTCAGTTTTTTATCTGAGAAGGCCTGTATGTGCTTCGCTTCTCCGCCGCGCCGCGCCCACTGCACCCAGCGGCCGTTGCGCTCTCGCGGCGTGTGACTCGGCGCCGGCGAGACGTTGCTTGCCATGATGCTGCGCGCCACGCGGCGCACTGTGACGGCCTGCTCTATCGGCGACTGTTCTCTGCCCTGTGGTTCACGCTTCATCGTTATCTTTGAAGAACAGGGCGCAAGCAGCGTGACCGGCGCCGTTGTGTTGGTCCTCATGCGCCACAGGTCGGCCGCAAGTTCAAGCGGCGAGCAGACGTGCACGACGCGCGGCAGAAGTTCCGGGAAACGCGACTGTATGAGCCTCAGCACCGACGGGCAGTACGAGGAGATGAGAGGAAGCTGCGAGGCGGGAGTGCGCGATATCATCTGCGCGCTCGCGTAGGAGCAGAGGTCAAAGGCCTCCTCCAGCTCGTCTATAAGAAGGTTGAAGTCAAGCGATTGCAGCACGTCCACAAGCTGCGCCGGGTCGTTATAATGGCTGAATTGAGAAAAAAAGACGGGGTCGGGGATGAGCGTCACCCTTGAGGATTCTTTGATGCGGTTCCAATCGTCCTCCTCAATGCCGAGCGCCTGCCGGTGGCAGGAGCGCAGACATTCGCCGCAGTCTATGCAGAGCTCGCCCATGATGCTTATTTCACCGTCAACTACACGTATGGCCTCCACAGGACAGACCTTGATACAGTTGACGCAGCCCTGGCAGGCCTCTCTTGAAATCTTAACGCTGTGAAGCATCGTCATTCACCTCGTTTGTCTAATTTTGAGGAAAATATACCACGCACTTTAACGTAGTGCCCTTTCCAATTGTGGATTCTATATCAAACTCATCGCAGTTCCTTTTGATGTTCGGCAGGCCCATGCCGGCGCCAAAGCCCATCTCTCGCGCCTCTTCCGTCGCGGTGCTGTAACCTTCGATCATGGCTTTGCTTATATCGGGTATGCCCGGGCCTTCGTCCTTTGCGACGAGGTCTACATGGTCTTCGGAGATGATGGCCTGAAGAATGCCGCCGCCCGCGTGGATGACGAGGTTTATTTCGGACTCATAGGTGATTATCGCCACGCGCCGACATATGTCCGAGGCTATTCCTAGCATTTTGAGGGTATTTTTTATATTGTTCGAGGCTGCGCCCGCAACCATAAAATCATTGCCCTCAATTCTGTATTCAAGACAGACAGGGGCTCCCATTATTTAAATCTCCTGCATCTGGATGCTCGGTTTCATGCCCTTTGCAAACAAAATACCGCATGACTCAAACATGCTGTATCTTGTAAGGAGAATTGGGATGCCGTTCTCTCTCGCCAACTGCACGGTCTCGTCGAGAGGCACCTTACCGCGGACAAAAACTATCGCGGGTATGTCGAGCATCTGCGCCGTCCTGACGATCTGCACATTTGTAAGCCCGGTCAAAAGCAGTGAACCCGGCGTACAGAAGGCGAGCACATCGCTCATTAGATCACAGGCATAGGCGTTGTTTATCACAATGCTGTTAAGATCGTCTTCGGTAGAAATATTCTTGGCGTCAAGCAGTGACGCCAGTTCCTGCAAGGTCATTTTTTCTGCCCCCTGATACTTTATTTGTAAGTCTTTGCTATAACCAAACTCATTGTGTAAAGAATAACAAAGACAGGAGATAAAAACAAGTGCGCAAAGGAGGCACAATCAATAAATTTTGATGTAATATATGAATCAAATTTGACAGGAAGTGGTTTTGTTGCAGATATTTTACTTTTCAGCCGCAGCTTTGCTTGTTCTTTTCGTAGGCGCGGGCGTCATTATAGGAAGCAGAGGAACGTCGAAAAAAGATTTCAGCCTCGGCGGAAGGAAGGCGGGCGCGGCCGGCGTCACCGGCATTCTGCTTGGAGCGCTCGTCGGAGGAGCATCCACTGTAGGCACGGCGCAGATGGCCTACAGCAGCGGGCTTACCGCGTGGTGGTTCACTCTCGGCGGCGGGATAGGCTGTCTGCTGCTTGGACTTCGCTTCGCCGTTCCGCTGCGCCGGTCTGAGATCACGACGATCGCGGACTACCTTGAAAAAAGCTACGGAGGCGCCGGCTCGCGCTGCGGCGCGGCCATCGCCTTCACCGCCACCGTCTCGTCCTCTATAGGCACCTTTATTTCGATATGCGCGCAGTTTCTCGCCTGTATCGCGCTCATTCGCGGCGTCATCCCGCTTTCCGGCTGGCAGGCCGCCCTGGTCGCGGCCTTCGCAATATGGGGCTTTATTGCGGCGGGCGGCATGAAAAGTTTTTCTACGCTCGGGACGGCCAAGATATTTATTTTATATATAGTGCTCGCGCTCTGCGCGGGAGCCGCGTGGCATCACAGCGGCGGCGTTTGCGCGGTATATTCGAAGCTTGGCTTCGCACCGTGGTTTAATCCGTTCGGGCGCGGCTTTGTGCCGGAGATGGGGTATCTGGCCTCGATGATCGTAGGCGTATTCACGACGCAGATATATATACAGTCCTTCGCCGCCGCCAAAGACGCACAGGCCGCGCGCGCAGGCGCCTTCGCCTCCGCGCTGCTCATGCCTCCGATGGGGCTGCTTGGCGCGTGGGTCGGCCTTTCGGTTAGGGCGGCCGGCGTGCGCATCGCGCCCGACAAGGTGCTTTCGTGGTTCATCATGGATTCTTTTCCGCCAGTCGTAGGCGGCCTCATCTGGGGCGGAGTGCTTATCACCGTCATCGGCTGCGCCGCCGGGCTGATACTCGGCATCGCGACCAACATAACGAAGAACTTCATCCCCAAAAAACTGATGTCGCGTTACGCGCACCGCACAAATGAAATCCAGCAGGCGCTCGTCGCGGTAATGATAATCGCGGCGACGCTGATAGGGCTGGGCTCGGCGGGGACGATGATACTCGACCTGAGTTTTCTCAGCATGGGCCTTCGCGGGGCGGGGACGTTTTTCCCGTTCGTCATGGCTGTGCTGAAGCCTGGGCTGCTCTCCGCGCCGTGGGCGCTCGCCGCAAGCGCGGGCGGACTTGCCGGGATGCTTATCTGGGCCTTCTGCGGCCTCCCCTCCGACCCGCTCTTTGCCGGACTTGCCGTATCTGCGCTGTGCGTCGCAGCCGGTGCAATCTTGGGAAAGAAAAAACATCTGGAAATTTAAAAAGCGAGCGTTCTTTCAGACGAAAGAACGCTCGCTTTATTGTTGTTTTATTTCGCGGGCAAATTTTATCTCTTGTAGCCGATGATGTCGCGCAGCAGCATCCTGCGCCACGCCTGGCCTTCTTCGTCCTCAACGCCCTTCGTCGCGCCTCCGTCGATAACGCCCATCACGCCGCGCCCCTGCTCCGATTCCGCAATGACGAGCTGGAGCGGGTTTGCGGTCGCGGCGAAAATAGAGCAGACCTCCTGCACGGATTTTATTCTGTTTAGGACGTTTATCGGGTAGCCTTTGCGCATTACAATATTGAATACGTGCCCCGCGTTTATTTTTTGCGCGTTCGCTATGGCCGCCGCTTCCATTTCTTTATCGTTTCCGTCGTGCCTCACGAGGCAGTCGCCGGAGGCCTCGCAGAAGGCGATGCCGAACTCGATGCCAGGGGCCGCCGTTATCATCGCCTCGAAAAGATCTTCAACGGATTTTATGAAGTGGCTCTGCCCTACGATGACGTTCGCGTCCTCCGGGATATCTATCTGTACAAGCGAAAGCTCCAATTTCTCTGCCATTATATTCCGCCTCCGTATAACAATATTTTTTATTAGTATAGCATTTTGCGCATAAAAAAAGCGGCGCGCCTTTTCAGGAACGCCGCGTATTTTAGCCGCAGAGATTTTTACTTCTTTTTGAGTTCGGCGATGACCGCGTCTGTGATGTCGATTCCGCCGTAGAATACGGCTTCTTTGTCAACGACGACTGTCAGCTTCTTCTGGTTGGCGACCGTTCTGATTGCGATGTTGATGTCCTGGAAGAGCGGCTGCATCAGCTTCTGCTCCTGCTGGGCGAGCTCCTGACGCTTTGACTGATAGATCTGAGCCTTTTTCTTGTCGTCGCTCTCTTTGTCTATTGCGCCCTGGGCGTCCTTCTGGAGCTTGGCGGAGATGTCTTTAAGCTGCTTCTGCACCTGCTCGAACTTCGGGTGCTGGAACATTATCTTCTGTGTGCTGATTGTGCCGATCACGTCCGCCGCAAAGGCCGAACCCGCCATCACGAACGCAGACATTGCCGCGATCATTACTGCCATAACTATCTTTCTTGAAATCATGAAATTTCCTCCTCTTAAAATGCAGAAAGATTTCAATATCCTTCTGCGTTTAACTTGTGTATTTTACCCTTTTTTTCAAATAAAGTCCACGTGTTTTACCTGTTTTGCGCGCCTCCTCTTTTCTTCGTCTTTAGCGCAAATGAAGGCGCTTTTGTCCCGTTGACCAAGGGCCGCCGATTTGCTGTTTATGTTCTCGAAGATATGTGATAAAAATAGACGGTGAATATAAAGACGACAGCTTTTGGAGGAACAATAGAATGGAATGTCTTGCAACTTTTGATACTACGCACATGGCTCTCTTTTTTGAAAAGGCGTGCCGCGCGGCCGGCCTCAGCGTTAAGATAGTCCCTGTGCCGCGCCAGCTTTCCGCAAGCTGCGGGCTCGCCTGCGGCTATCCGTGCGGCGACCTGGAAAAGGTGAAGGCCGTGGCGGAAGAAAAGGGCATCGAGGTGGCCGAGTACCACGAGGTAGAGAGCCTTTAACTATTATTTGCCGTCGTCAGGCGGGTCCTGATGAAAATATTTCCTGTAAAAGAGCCATCCCATGAAGCGCCAGAGCAGGTAGCCGCAGCAGACGACGGCTATTGATATCCAAAAGAGAGTCGAAAAATCCATTCCCGACCTGCCAAGCGCCGCCATTCCGTTTCTGCGCGTGGTAAGGCTGCCGGGGCCGAAAAATTTCCACACCCATACCGCCATCATTACTGCCGCAAATACTGTAAGAACGCGGTTCAGCATTTTGCGCATTTTTTCCCAGTTCATCAGCGTTTCCTTTCTATTATTCTGTTTTTGATACGCTCCGCGAAGAATTTTATTATCCTGGCGGACGATATGCTGTCGAATCTCCTCACAAGCAGCTCGCCGCTTTCCGTCTTTCTGATGAAGAAGGTGCGTGATTTCGGAGAAAGCAGCACCTGTGTA
This DNA window, taken from Cloacibacillus sp., encodes the following:
- a CDS encoding [Fe-Fe] hydrogenase large subunit C-terminal domain-containing protein is translated as MLHSVKISREACQGCVNCIKVCPVEAIRVVDGEISIMGELCIDCGECLRSCHRQALGIEEDDWNRIKESSRVTLIPDPVFFSQFSHYNDPAQLVDVLQSLDFNLLIDELEEAFDLCSYASAQMISRTPASQLPLISSYCPSVLRLIQSRFPELLPRVVHVCSPLELAADLWRMRTNTTAPVTLLAPCSSKITMKREPQGREQSPIEQAVTVRRVARSIMASNVSPAPSHTPRERNGRWVQWARRGGEAKHIQAFSDKKLTMLAVSGMRNTLDVLQELELGRLRSVDFIECRICDTGCVGGIGTADSRFLANLRLNNMKTNWEITPKDLRRVEGLYAMDFWMVTKEFSPRPRLPLSDNVADAMVKLQQMKEIYSGLPHIDCGSCGRPSCQAMAEEIVRGHGSVTDCIFKLREGISSLANKIVTLSESQPQTLKRRGGSN
- a CDS encoding ATP-binding protein, yielding MGAPVCLEYRIEGNDFMVAGAASNNIKNTLKMLGIASDICRRVAIITYESEINLVIHAGGGILQAIISEDHVDLVAKDEGPGIPDISKAMIEGYSTATEEAREMGFGAGMGLPNIKRNCDEFDIESTIGKGTTLKCVVYFPQN
- a CDS encoding transcriptional regulator codes for the protein MTLQELASLLDAKNISTEDDLNSIVINNAYACDLMSDVLAFCTPGSLLLTGLTNVQIVRTAQMLDIPAIVFVRGKVPLDETVQLARENGIPILLTRYSMFESCGILFAKGMKPSIQMQEI
- a CDS encoding sodium:solute symporter family protein; translation: MQIFYFSAAALLVLFVGAGVIIGSRGTSKKDFSLGGRKAGAAGVTGILLGALVGGASTVGTAQMAYSSGLTAWWFTLGGGIGCLLLGLRFAVPLRRSEITTIADYLEKSYGGAGSRCGAAIAFTATVSSSIGTFISICAQFLACIALIRGVIPLSGWQAALVAAFAIWGFIAAGGMKSFSTLGTAKIFILYIVLALCAGAAWHHSGGVCAVYSKLGFAPWFNPFGRGFVPEMGYLASMIVGVFTTQIYIQSFAAAKDAQAARAGAFASALLMPPMGLLGAWVGLSVRAAGVRIAPDKVLSWFIMDSFPPVVGGLIWGGVLITVIGCAAGLILGIATNITKNFIPKKLMSRYAHRTNEIQQALVAVMIIAATLIGLGSAGTMILDLSFLSMGLRGAGTFFPFVMAVLKPGLLSAPWALAASAGGLAGMLIWAFCGLPSDPLFAGLAVSALCVAAGAILGKKKHLEI
- a CDS encoding adenosine-specific kinase, with protein sequence MAEKLELSLVQIDIPEDANVIVGQSHFIKSVEDLFEAMITAAPGIEFGIAFCEASGDCLVRHDGNDKEMEAAAIANAQKINAGHVFNIVMRKGYPINVLNRIKSVQEVCSIFAATANPLQLVIAESEQGRGVMGVIDGGATKGVEDEEGQAWRRMLLRDIIGYKR
- a CDS encoding OmpH family outer membrane protein, whose translation is MISRKIVMAVMIAAMSAFVMAGSAFAADVIGTISTQKIMFQHPKFEQVQKQLKDISAKLQKDAQGAIDKESDDKKKAQIYQSKRQELAQQEQKLMQPLFQDINIAIRTVANQKKLTVVVDKEAVFYGGIDITDAVIAELKKK
- a CDS encoding DUF3343 domain-containing protein; this translates as MECLATFDTTHMALFFEKACRAAGLSVKIVPVPRQLSASCGLACGYPCGDLEKVKAVAEEKGIEVAEYHEVESL